The DNA window CATTCGGCAATCGCCAGTTCAGCGACCTTGTGCATTACGTGCGCAGCGGCGATTTTGTGGAGGCCCTGATCACAGAGTCTGCCGATCTTAACGAGTATGCTTTCGCCTTGGGCGCGCTCGCCCACTACGCCTCTGACGTAAGCGGCCATCCCGCCATCAATCATGCAGTGTCGCTGCGTTTCCCCAAGCTGCGGAAGAAGTACGGCGAGTCAGTCACTTTCGCCCAAGATCCCAAAGCCCATATCCGCACTGAGTTTGGCTTCGACGTAACGCAGGTGGCAAAAAACCGCTTCGCCTCTGACGCGTACCACGACTTCATTGGATTCGAAGTTTCAAAACCCTTGCTGGAACGCGCGTTCAAGAAAAATTACGGCCTGGAGCTGTCGGACATGTTTAACGATGTCGACTTGGCGATAGGCACTTATCGCCGCGCCATCAGCAGCGTCATTCCAGAAATGACGCGAGTCGCGCTGTTGATCAAGCCAGCTGACGCGGTTGTAGAAACACCCGGCCGCAACAAGAAGAGATTCCTGTACCACATCTCACGCGCACAGTATGCAAAGGAGTGGGGCAGAAAATTTCGGACCCCCGGTCCGGGCGCAAGAATTCTCGCATTCATATTTCGATTGATCCCCAAAATCGGTCCGTTTAAAGCCATGGAATTCGAGCTCCCCAATACCCAAACCGAGGACCTTTTCCTGAAAAGCATCAATGACACCCTGGATAATTACCGTCTGCTGATGGCTGGGATGAAAGCGGGCAAGACCAAGCTGGTGAATCGCGACTTCGATACGGGTAATGAGACCAAGGCCGGGGAGTACAAGCTCACCGATGACACCTACTCTACGCTCCTGGATAGAATCGCCGCAAAGAAGTTCACTTCAGTCAGCCCAGAATTGCGCGACAACATTTTGTCATTTTATCAAGACCTTCACGCGCCAGTCTCCACCAAACGGCGCGCCGACCGCTGGAATAATACCCTCCGCGAGCTTCATCAGCTTCAGGAAGTCAAGGAGGCTGTTACCACAGTTCCATCGCCGTCTAACTAGGAGGGCCGGTTGCCAACTTCTCTGCCGGGCCCAGTGAGCGCGCCTTAACACGCTACTGGCAACGAAAAATAAAACACCGATCCCCGGCCTAGCTGGCTAGTCACACCGATTGTGCCTCCGTGTAGTTCGACAATCGCTTTTGCGATCGCCAATCCCATACCGGTGCCCTGAATGGATACTCTCTGGTTTCGCCCACGATAGAACTTCTCAAAAATCATTGACTGTTCAATATCGTCAATGCCAGGGCCGTGGTCGGCCACGCTGGTCACCAGTTGGCTGTCGCGCAATTCGGCGGTGATGTGCACAGGCGTGCCCGGCGGCGAGTATTTGCCTGCATTTTCCAGCAACTGGGCAAGCACTTCGGCAATACGCCGCACGTCCATACGCACCGGGGGAAGATTATCGGGGATGGAGACGTCCACCTTATGGTTCTCCAGAACGTGCTTGGAGTCCTGGAGCGCGGAATCCACGGCTTCGCGAATCTGATATGGCTGGAAATTAAGCTCGACCTGATGAGCGTCCAATTGTGCTACTTCCGTTGCCTCGCCGATCAGGCGATTGAGCCGATCGCTTTCCTCGTTGATTACCGTGGCCAGGTCTTTCAACTGCGGCTTGTCGAGTTCGACTTCAGACAGAAGCGTCTCCGCGGACGCTTTGATTGCGGTGAGCGGCGTCCGGAATTCGTGGGTTACGGAGTCGAGCAGCAATGAACGGAGCCGGTCGCTTTCCCGCGAGGCCTCGGCTTTTGTGAGCTTTTCCATGGTTGACACGCGCTCTATGGCAATGGCCACCAGGCTGCCGATTGCCTCCAGCGTCTCGCGAGACAAACTGCAGCCGAGCAGCCCCAGGCTTCCAATCGAGCGCACCCCCATCCGCAACGGCATGAAACACGTACTATGTTGCCGATCCAGCACAGGTTCCCCGCGCTTGCTGATGGCGTTCAACTGTTCCGTTGAAATGAGCGACTGGACCGCAATGTCGGAGTAGTAAGTCTTCTGCTTGTTCTCCAGAAAGATAGCGGCGCCGCTTACTCCGAGAGACGCCACCACGAATCCGGGAACGTTGTTCAGCAATCCAAAGACGTTATCGCTAAGCAGGAGTTGTTGGCTAAACATGTAAAGCCGTTCCAGCTCGCGACGGCGCTGATGCGATTGCAATGCTTCGCGACGCGCTCGCTCGGATAATTGGCTGGCAATTGTTGCGGTCGCCAGGAACGTGAGGAGCGCTACCCAGTTTTGTGGGTCGGCGATAGTGAAATGAAACAATGGTGGCAGGAAAAAATAGTTGTAGGCCAGTGTCGCAAGCAGAGCCGTGAAAATCGCGTACCTCATTCCCCAGGTAGCGGAAATTAAGAGTACGGCGAGCAAGAAAGTGAATCCCACGGTCGTGGGATTGACATGAATTATCCTCCAATAGACATAGGCGATTGCGGCAACTATCGATACCGCGGCAACGAAACGCAATAATGGTCGCCGGATGTCTTTCACGCGCATGATTGTATTCCATTCGACATTTGTGCCGACTGTCGACGAGAATAGCCACAATGCCAAAGACGCCTGAGCAATGGCTGGAAGAAACAGCCGCGCCAAAGGAGCGAGGGATCTTCAAGCTCTTCCTGGGCTACGCCCCGGGCGTGGGTAAAACCTACAACATGCTCAGCGAGGGGATCCGCCGCCATAGCCGTGGCGAGGATGTCGTGATC is part of the Terriglobales bacterium genome and encodes:
- a CDS encoding zinc dependent phospholipase C family protein — translated: MCDEDLSQRHWLRTVSILLFFVCALSAPLCVSYSVLTHEEVVDLLWEHPIRDLLLQRFPDATPENLRRAHAYAYGGCLIQDMGYYPFGNRQFSDLVHYVRSGDFVEALITESADLNEYAFALGALAHYASDVSGHPAINHAVSLRFPKLRKKYGESVTFAQDPKAHIRTEFGFDVTQVAKNRFASDAYHDFIGFEVSKPLLERAFKKNYGLELSDMFNDVDLAIGTYRRAISSVIPEMTRVALLIKPADAVVETPGRNKKRFLYHISRAQYAKEWGRKFRTPGPGARILAFIFRLIPKIGPFKAMEFELPNTQTEDLFLKSINDTLDNYRLLMAGMKAGKTKLVNRDFDTGNETKAGEYKLTDDTYSTLLDRIAAKKFTSVSPELRDNILSFYQDLHAPVSTKRRADRWNNTLRELHQLQEVKEAVTTVPSPSN
- a CDS encoding ATP-binding protein — its product is MRVKDIRRPLLRFVAAVSIVAAIAYVYWRIIHVNPTTVGFTFLLAVLLISATWGMRYAIFTALLATLAYNYFFLPPLFHFTIADPQNWVALLTFLATATIASQLSERARREALQSHQRRRELERLYMFSQQLLLSDNVFGLLNNVPGFVVASLGVSGAAIFLENKQKTYYSDIAVQSLISTEQLNAISKRGEPVLDRQHSTCFMPLRMGVRSIGSLGLLGCSLSRETLEAIGSLVAIAIERVSTMEKLTKAEASRESDRLRSLLLDSVTHEFRTPLTAIKASAETLLSEVELDKPQLKDLATVINEESDRLNRLIGEATEVAQLDAHQVELNFQPYQIREAVDSALQDSKHVLENHKVDVSIPDNLPPVRMDVRRIAEVLAQLLENAGKYSPPGTPVHITAELRDSQLVTSVADHGPGIDDIEQSMIFEKFYRGRNQRVSIQGTGMGLAIAKAIVELHGGTIGVTSQLGRGSVFYFSLPVAC